The genomic window ATGAAAACGGAAATGTAGCGGAAAGCTCCGGAGCCAATGTTTTTTTTGAAAAAGACGGTAAGCTTTTCACGCCGGCCAAAGGAAACATTCTTCCGGGAATCACACGGGCTACCGTTTTTCAGATCTGCGAAGAGCTGGGAATTCCTACAGAGGAAAAATTCTTTAAGCCGGAAGAAATGCAGGGGGCAGATGCCGGATTTTTCTGTGGTACAGCTGCCGAAATCGTAGCCCTGGATTCTCTGGATAACATTGCTTTCACCCTGGATTGGGAAAGCAGCCTTTCATCCAAAGTACAGCAGGCCTACCGACACCTGGTGCTGGAAGAAGATTATTCTTACCTGAAAACCCAACCGCAATATGTGTAATACTGAACTGAATAAATACTCCAGGACCCTGACGAAAGACCCGACCCAGCCGGCCACTCAGGCTATGTTCTACGGGATCGGATTTCAGAAAGAAGACTTCGACAAAGCGCAGGTCGGCATTGCCAGCATGGGCTATGACGGAAATACCTGCAATATGCACCTCAACGGACTTGCCGAAATGGTAAAGGCAGGCGTAAAAGAGCAGAATCTGGTTGGGCTGATGTTCCATACCATCGGCATCAGCGACGGCATGACCAACGGTACGGACGGCATGCGGTATTCGCTTGTAAGCCGCGACATCATTGCCGATTCCATCGAAACCGTTTGTGCGGGGCAATATTACGACGGGTTGATCACCGTACCGGGCTGTGACAAAAATATGCCGGGTTCCCTGATCGCTATGGCAAGGCTCGACCGCCCTTCCATCATGGTCTATGGCGGAAGCATTGCGCCGGGACATTACAAAGGCGAGGATCTGAATATCGTTTCTGCCTTTGAAGCGTTGGGAAATAAAATAGCCGGCAAGATCTCCGAGGAAGATTTCCAGGGAGTGATCCAGAATTCATGTCCGAGTGCCGGAGCCTGCGGGGGAATGTATACGGCAAATACCATGGCTTCTGCGATCGAAGCCTTAGGGATGAGCCTGCCGTATTCATCATCATATCCTGCGCTGAGCCGTGAAAAAAAAGAAGAATGCCGTTTCGCAGGACACTATATGAAGATCCTTCTCGAAAAAGACATCAAGCCGTCGGATATTATGACGCCGAAAGCTTTTGAAAATGCCCTCAGGCTGATCATGATTTTGGGCGGGAGCACCAATGCCGTACTGCATTTTATCGCCATTGCGAAAGCGATCGGTTATGATCTTACCCTCGATGATTTCCAGCGGATCAGTGACGAAACACCGTTCCTGGCCGATCTGAAGCCGAGCGGAAAATACCTGATGGAAGACCTGCATAAAGTAGGCGGTGTTCCGGCAGTGATGAAGTATCTGCTGGATCTGGGACTTCTCCACGGCGACTGTCTTACGGTAACGGGGAAAACAATGGCGGAAAACCTGGAGCATGTAACATCCATTATCGACAGGGAGCAGAACATTATCCGGGATCTTAAAAATCCGATCAAGGAAACCGGGCATATCCGGATCCTGTACGGAAATCTTGCCGAAAAAGGTTCCGTAGCGAAGATCACCGGAAAAGAAGGCCGGTATTTCCGCGGTGCTGCCATCGTATTCGACGGAGAAAAAGAATTCATCAAAGGAATCGAAGAAAGGAAAATTAAAGAAGGAAATGTGGTGGTCATTAAAAATGAAGGACCGAAAGGCGCACCCGGAATGCCGGAAATGCTGAAGCCGACCTCTGCACTTATGGGCTCGGGACTGGGCAAGAATGTTGCACTTATTACAGACGGACGTTTCTCAGGAGGTACTCACGGTTTTGTAGTGGGGCACATTACACCGGAAGCGTTCTGCGGCGGACTGATCGGTCTTATCAAAGACGGTGATGTCATCGAGCTGGATGCCGAAAAAAATACCATCAATGCCCTGTTGTCTGACGAGGAGGTTGCCAGAAGAAAAGCCGATTTCCGACAGCCTGATTATAAAGTGAAAAAAGGAATACTCTATAAATATGCAAAATCGGTAGCCGATGCATCGCAGGGCTGCGTTACGGATTTATAAGTTTCAGGAAATAGGTTCTTAGGCTGGAAGCAGGAAGCTGGATACCGGAAGTTTTCCTGTCATCATCACTGTACTCTTTTTAAATAAATTCAGGAAACACAACCGAATATTGTTTTTCTGTTGTTAAATAAAATGTCTGGGATTTCCTTGAAAATTAGCAGCCAGACCAAATCAGTCTCCGACGGCCTTTGTGATGGCCTGACTATTTATAGTTTAAAAAAACAAAATAATGAATACGACCCTATCAAAAACAGAAAATAACGAAACACCGCAACCGGAAACAGTGGAAATCTCCGGCTCCAAAGCGCTTTTAGAAGCTTTGCTGGCGGAAAATGTAGATACGGTTTTCGGATATCCCGGCGGGGCGATCATGCCGATCTATGACGCGCTGTACGATTATTCCGAGACACTGAAGCATATCCTGGTCCGCCATGAGCAGGGGGCGATCCACGCTGCCCAGGGATTTGCCCGGACTTCCGGGAAAACAGGCGTGGTATTTGCCACCAGCGGCCCCGGAGCGACTAACCTCGTTACAGGGCTTGCGGATGCGATGATCGACAGCAATCCGATCGTCTGTATCACCGGCCAGGTATTCGCGTCCCTTTTGGGAACCGATGCTTTCCAAGAAACCGATGTCATCAATATTACCACGCCGGTAACCAAATGGAATTATCAGGTTACTGATGCCACGGAAATCCCCGAAGCCATTGCCAAAGCATTTCACATTGCCGCAACAGGCCGTCCGGGCCCGGTCCTTATTGATATTACCAAAAATGCACAGCTTCAGCTGTTTGCGTTTGAAGGATATAAAAAATGCAGCCATATCCGCAGCTACCGTCCAGAGCCTGAAATCAGAAACGAATATATCGAACGGGCGGCAGAACTGATTAACCAGGCGAAAAAGCCTTTTGTCGTGTTCGGTCAGGGAGTTATTCTTGGAAAAGCGGAAGAAGAATTCAAAGCTTTTATCGAAAAGGTTAACCTTCCGGCGGCAGCCACAGTAATGGGACTGAGCGCTTTGCCGACCGATCATCAACTGCATGTCGGGATGCTGGGAATGCATGGAAATTATGCCCCGAACGTGATGACTAACGAATGCGATGTGCTGATTGCCGTAGGAATGCGTTTCGACGACCGGGTAACGGGCCGTTTAGATAAATATGCAAAGCAGGCAAAGGTCATCCATCTTGACATTGACCCCGCTGAAATCGATAAAAACGTAAAAACGACCGTTCCCGTTTGGGGCAACTGCAAAAAAACGCTTCCGATGCTAACGGCACTTCTTAAGGAAAACGACCATTCGTACTGGCTTCAGCAGTTCCGCGAACTGGAAAAAGAAGAGGTGAAAGAAGTCATTCAGAACGAACTGAATCCGGTGACTGATACCATGACAATGGGAGAGGTGATTAAGGTGCTGAATGACCTGACGAACGGCGATGCCATCATTGCCACCGATGTCGGGCAGCACCAGATGGTTTCCTGCCGGTATGCCCGGTTCAATAATTCCAAATCCAGTGTGACTTCTGGCGGTCTCGGAACCATGGGGTTCGGATTGCCGGCGGCGATCGGTGCTTGGTACGGTGCACCGGAAAAAACGGTGGTGGCTATTATCGGCGACGGCGGATTCCAGATGACTCTTCAGGAATTGGGTACGATCATGCAGTTCGGTGCCAAAGTAAAGATCCTGATCCTCAACAATGAATTCCTGGGAATGGTAAGGCAGTGGCAGCAGCTCTTCCACGACCGACGGTATTCTTTCGTGAACATCACCAGTCCGGATTTTGTTGCCGTAGCCAAAGGTTATTATATCGAAGGACAGAGGATCTCTGAAAGAAAAGACTTGAAGACTGCTTTGGAAACCATGCTTAGCCACGATGGCGCTTACCTGCTGGAAGTGATGGTAGGAAAGGAGAACAATGTATTTCCGATGGTAACGCAGGGCTCATCCGTCTCAGAAATCCGTTTAAAATAAGACCATCAGTAAAGAACTTCAAACCAGTAAGGCTGCATAAAAAAGTTAAGAAAGATTATATCTAAACCTCAACCTCAAGCTTAGCCTCAACCTAAATAAAACCATCATGGAAAAAGAAGAATTCACCATTACCCTATATACCGAAAACTCAATCGGATTGATCGGCAGGATCGCCGGGATTTTTTCGCGTCGAAAGATCAATATCGAAAGCCTGAACACCTCGCCTTCGGAAGTGGACGGCATCCACCGGTTTACCCTGGTAATTACCGAAAATGAAGAAGTCGTAAGAAAACTATGCCGGCAGCTAGAAAAGCAGATCGACGTGCTAAAGGCTTATTACAATACCGATGACGAAATCGTATGGCAGGAGCAGGCATTATACAAAGTTCCCGCAGATGTCGTAACGGAAAAAGTCTATGTCGAGAGATTGCTGCGGCAGTACGGCGCTTCTACGGTCGTGATCCGGCAGGACTATATCGTCTTCGAAACTGCAGGACACCGTGAAGAAATCGACCGGCTGACCGAAGAGCTGAACAAATACGGACTGATCGAATTTGTACGCGGGGCAAGAATCGCGATTATCAAAAACAGCGCGGGGATTCATGACAAAGTCCTTCAGTTCGAGAACCGGGAACCTTCTCCGCACCTGGTGGAAAACGAATATCTCGACCAGAGAGACCATGTTTTTACCATGTAGATAAAAAGACACAAAAAGCATAAAACTTTGTCAAAGATTTCAACTTTGACAAAGTTAAGTTCATCAAAATCAATCATCAATCATCATTTATCAATAATCATTAGACATGTCAAATTACTTCAATACCTTATCACTCAGAGAACAGCTTCACCAATTGGGACAGGCGGAATTTATGGAAAGCTCGGAATTTTCCGACGGCGTGGATGCCCTCAACGGTAAAAAAATCGTGATCGTAGGCTGCGGTGCCCAGGGACTTAACCAGGGACTCAATCTTCGGGACAGCGGACTGGATGTTTCCTACGCATTACGCCAGGAAGCCATCGATCAGAAAAGGGATTCGTGGAAAAACGCGACCGAAAACAATTTCAAGGCCGGAACCTATGAAGAACTGATTCCCACCGCAGATCTGGTGATCAACCTTACACCGGACAAGCAGCATACTTCCGTGATCAATGCCGTGCAGCCTCTTATGAAACAAGGTGCCACTTTATCCTATTCTCACGGTTTTAATATTGTGGAAGAAGGAATGCAGATCCGTAAAGACCTTACGGTAATTATGGTGGCCCCGAAATGTCCGGGCTCCGAAGTCCGTGCCGAATATCTCAGGGGATTCGGGGTTCCGACCCTTATCGCGGTTCATCCTGAAAATGATCCTCAGGGAAAAGGCTGGGCCGAAGCCAAAGCCTATTGTGCAGGAACCGGCGGCCATAAAGCCGGGGTGTTGAAATCCTCTTTCGTAGCGGAAGTAAAATCCGATCTGATGGGAGAGCAGACGATCCTTTGCGGACTGCTGCAAACAGGTTCCATCCTTTCATTCGATAAAATGGTAGAGAAAGGAATCGATCCCGGATATGCTTCCAAACTGGTGCAGTATGGCGTTGAGGTAATTACTGAAGCCCTGAAGCACGGCGGCGTAAGCGGAATGCTGGACCGGTTGTCCAACCCGGCCAAATTAAAAGCCTTCGAGCTTTCGGAAGAACTTAAAGAGATCATGCGTCCTTTATTTCAGAAACACCAGGATGATATCATTTCGGGTGAATTTTCCAAAACCATGATGGAGGACTGGGCCAACGGCGATGCCAACCTGTTGAAATGGCGTGCGGAAACCGGTGAAACGGCTTTTGAAAAAACGCCGGCCGGAAAGGTGAAAATCGCGGAGCAGGAGTATTTCGACCATTATCTTTTGATGTCGGCATTCATCAGAGCCGGGGTAGAACTGGCTTATGAAACCATGGTGGAAGCCGGAATAAAGCCCGAATCCGCTTATTATGAATCGCTGCATGAAGCACCACTGATTGCCAATACCATTGCCCGTAAGAAACTGTTTGAAATGAACCGGGTGATTTCGGATACGGCAGAATATGGCTGCTACCTTTTCGATCAGGCCTGTAAGCCGTTGCTGGCAGACTTTATGAAAAAAGTGGATGCCGATCTTGCCGGAAAGAACTTTAATGAAGGAAAAGACCATTCGGTAGACAATGCACAATTGGTGCAGGTGAATGAAATATTGAGAAACCATCCGGTGGAAGTGGTGGGCCGAAAACTGCGTCAGGCGATGACCGCCATGAAATCCATCAAAACCGTTTAAAAAAGTAATAAGATGAGTGAAACGGTGATGCTGCCTACTCTGGAAGCCGTAAAAAAAGCCCGGAAAAGCATAGAACATGTCGTAAACTATACACCGCTGCAATACAGCCAACGGTTATCGGAAAAATTCGGAGCCCGGGTTTTCCTTAAAAGGGAAGACCTGCAGCCGGTGCGGTCGTATAAGCTTCGCGGTGCCTACAATAAAATCAACAGCCTGTTCCTGGAAGGGAAAACATCGGAAGGCATTGTCTGTGCCAGTGCAGGAAATCATGCCCAGGGCGTTGCTTTTTCCTGCCGGCAGTTGGGCATCAAAGGAACGATCTTTATGCCGGTCACTACGCCGAGGCAAAAGCTGGAGCAGGTGGAAATGTTCGGAGGAAAAGCCGTTGAGGTTCGATTAGCAGGAGATACCTTTGATGCTTCAAAAAAGGCTGCTTTGGAGTTTGCTGCTCTTTCAGGCGCCGCTTTTATCCATCCGTTCGATGATGTAAAGATTATCGAAGGTCAGGCTACCCTGGCCCTGGAAATCCTGGAGCAGCAGCCGGAAATGATTGATTTCGTTTTTATCCCGATCGGCGGAGGCGGCCTCGCTTCCGGAATTGCGACGGTATTTAAATCCCTTTCCCCCGAAACCCAACTGATCGGTACGGAACCGAAAGGAGCGGCTTCCATGAAACTTTCGATGGCCAATAAGGTGAATACGGAACTCCCGGAAATCGACAGTTTCGTAGACGGTGCGGCCGTGAAAAGGGTAGGAGACCTGAATTTCGAAATCTGCAGACAGGCATTGGCAGACTGCGTCGCTGTGGACGAAGGCAGGATCTGTGATACGATCCTCCAGATGTACAACAGGGACGCTGTCGTGCTGGAACCCGCCGGCGCCCTGTCGATTTCGGCTCTGGATCTGTATAAAGAGCAGATCAAAGGTAAAAATGTGGTCTGCATCGTCAGTGGCAGCAACAATGATATTACGAGGATGGAAGAGATCAAGGAACGGGCACTGCTCTACAAAGGGCTGAAGCATTATTTTATGGTCAAGTTCCCGCAGCGGCCTGGTGCCCTCAAAGATTTTGTACTCAACGTTCTGGGTTCCGATGATGACATCACCCACTTCGAATACACCAAGAAAAATTCCAGGGAAACCGCTCTCGCCGTAGTCGGCATCGAGCTTTCAGACCCATCCGGTTTTGACGGACTGAAATCCAGAATGCAGCAGCTCGGCTATTTCGAATCTTACCTGAATGACAATCCGGATGTGCTGAATATGCTGGTGTGATTTGAACCGCAAAAGGAGCAAAAGATATTCATACGGCGTAATAAAGTTGAATATAAAACGCGTAGCAGCATACAAAAATTCTTAAAACCTCGGAGAGGTTTGTGAATTCATTTTATACTATATATACTTTAAAGCAAGCTTTAATTTTTATAATCTACAATGTAAACAAACAGCAATTATCGGTGGCTGAGGATACTCAAAGCCACCATTGTCTGTGAAAGTCTGAGGTTTAAGCATCTCACAGATTTTGCAGATGACGCAGATAAAATGCAAGGACATCCGTATGGGATAGCCACAATAAATATCAAGCAGATATATCATTTGAAAATTTAGTTTTAAGATAAATGATACATTGTCTTATTGGTTCTGAAAAACAATGTAATATTGATATGACCCCAATCGGGAATTTCGGCTACAGAATTCTGACAATCGACTACACGCATCCTATGAAAAATACGGACCTTTGTTATATCAAAAAACAATTAAAATGAAAGTATTTGTTACAGGAGCATCAGGCTTCATCGGTTCAGCCGTCGTTCAGGAATTAATCGCTGCCGGCCATCAGGTAACCGGACTGGCCCGTTCGGAAGAATCGGCCACCGCCATCCTTAAGGCAGGTGCAGAAGTAATATCGGGAGGACTGGAAGATCTCGATATTTTTAAAACAGGGGGCTTCTCTGGCCGACGGGATTATCCACACCGCATTTATTCATGATTTTTCCCGGTATGACAAAGCCGGAGCGATCGACGAAACGGCCATCCGGATCATGGCTGAAGCAGTTAAGGAAAGTGGAAAGCCGATCGTGGTAACGGCGGGACTGCTGGGCCAGCCTTTGATCAACGGGTTTATTACCGAAGAAAGCCTGGCGGATAATTCGCTGAGAAAATCTGAATCGACAGCCTTGGCTTTGGCAGGAGAAGGCAGTAACATTTCAGTGATCCGTCTTCCGCCATCCGTTCATGACAAAGGCGATAAAGGCTTTGTGCCGT from Chryseobacterium sp. SORGH_AS_0447 includes these protein-coding regions:
- the ilvB gene encoding biosynthetic-type acetolactate synthase large subunit, translated to MNTTLSKTENNETPQPETVEISGSKALLEALLAENVDTVFGYPGGAIMPIYDALYDYSETLKHILVRHEQGAIHAAQGFARTSGKTGVVFATSGPGATNLVTGLADAMIDSNPIVCITGQVFASLLGTDAFQETDVINITTPVTKWNYQVTDATEIPEAIAKAFHIAATGRPGPVLIDITKNAQLQLFAFEGYKKCSHIRSYRPEPEIRNEYIERAAELINQAKKPFVVFGQGVILGKAEEEFKAFIEKVNLPAAATVMGLSALPTDHQLHVGMLGMHGNYAPNVMTNECDVLIAVGMRFDDRVTGRLDKYAKQAKVIHLDIDPAEIDKNVKTTVPVWGNCKKTLPMLTALLKENDHSYWLQQFRELEKEEVKEVIQNELNPVTDTMTMGEVIKVLNDLTNGDAIIATDVGQHQMVSCRYARFNNSKSSVTSGGLGTMGFGLPAAIGAWYGAPEKTVVAIIGDGGFQMTLQELGTIMQFGAKVKILILNNEFLGMVRQWQQLFHDRRYSFVNITSPDFVAVAKGYYIEGQRISERKDLKTALETMLSHDGAYLLEVMVGKENNVFPMVTQGSSVSEIRLK
- the ilvN gene encoding acetolactate synthase small subunit, which gives rise to MEKEEFTITLYTENSIGLIGRIAGIFSRRKINIESLNTSPSEVDGIHRFTLVITENEEVVRKLCRQLEKQIDVLKAYYNTDDEIVWQEQALYKVPADVVTEKVYVERLLRQYGASTVVIRQDYIVFETAGHREEIDRLTEELNKYGLIEFVRGARIAIIKNSAGIHDKVLQFENREPSPHLVENEYLDQRDHVFTM
- a CDS encoding aminotransferase class IV, which produces MALSKGQKSYLVIEVWNWDNGYLANKMRIMTSSFQRPNPKAFKVEAKVSGHYVNSILACQEAKDKGFDEALVLDENGNVAESSGANVFFEKDGKLFTPAKGNILPGITRATVFQICEELGIPTEEKFFKPEEMQGADAGFFCGTAAEIVALDSLDNIAFTLDWESSLSSKVQQAYRHLVLEEDYSYLKTQPQYV
- the ilvA gene encoding threonine ammonia-lyase IlvA, which translates into the protein MSETVMLPTLEAVKKARKSIEHVVNYTPLQYSQRLSEKFGARVFLKREDLQPVRSYKLRGAYNKINSLFLEGKTSEGIVCASAGNHAQGVAFSCRQLGIKGTIFMPVTTPRQKLEQVEMFGGKAVEVRLAGDTFDASKKAALEFAALSGAAFIHPFDDVKIIEGQATLALEILEQQPEMIDFVFIPIGGGGLASGIATVFKSLSPETQLIGTEPKGAASMKLSMANKVNTELPEIDSFVDGAAVKRVGDLNFEICRQALADCVAVDEGRICDTILQMYNRDAVVLEPAGALSISALDLYKEQIKGKNVVCIVSGSNNDITRMEEIKERALLYKGLKHYFMVKFPQRPGALKDFVLNVLGSDDDITHFEYTKKNSRETALAVVGIELSDPSGFDGLKSRMQQLGYFESYLNDNPDVLNMLV
- the ilvD gene encoding dihydroxy-acid dehydratase; this encodes MCNTELNKYSRTLTKDPTQPATQAMFYGIGFQKEDFDKAQVGIASMGYDGNTCNMHLNGLAEMVKAGVKEQNLVGLMFHTIGISDGMTNGTDGMRYSLVSRDIIADSIETVCAGQYYDGLITVPGCDKNMPGSLIAMARLDRPSIMVYGGSIAPGHYKGEDLNIVSAFEALGNKIAGKISEEDFQGVIQNSCPSAGACGGMYTANTMASAIEALGMSLPYSSSYPALSREKKEECRFAGHYMKILLEKDIKPSDIMTPKAFENALRLIMILGGSTNAVLHFIAIAKAIGYDLTLDDFQRISDETPFLADLKPSGKYLMEDLHKVGGVPAVMKYLLDLGLLHGDCLTVTGKTMAENLEHVTSIIDREQNIIRDLKNPIKETGHIRILYGNLAEKGSVAKITGKEGRYFRGAAIVFDGEKEFIKGIEERKIKEGNVVVIKNEGPKGAPGMPEMLKPTSALMGSGLGKNVALITDGRFSGGTHGFVVGHITPEAFCGGLIGLIKDGDVIELDAEKNTINALLSDEEVARRKADFRQPDYKVKKGILYKYAKSVADASQGCVTDL
- a CDS encoding NAD(P)H-binding protein, with translation MKVFVTGASGFIGSAVVQELIAAGHQVTGLARSEESATAILKAGAEVISGGLEDLDIFKTGGFSGRRDYPHRIYS
- the ilvC gene encoding ketol-acid reductoisomerase, yielding MSNYFNTLSLREQLHQLGQAEFMESSEFSDGVDALNGKKIVIVGCGAQGLNQGLNLRDSGLDVSYALRQEAIDQKRDSWKNATENNFKAGTYEELIPTADLVINLTPDKQHTSVINAVQPLMKQGATLSYSHGFNIVEEGMQIRKDLTVIMVAPKCPGSEVRAEYLRGFGVPTLIAVHPENDPQGKGWAEAKAYCAGTGGHKAGVLKSSFVAEVKSDLMGEQTILCGLLQTGSILSFDKMVEKGIDPGYASKLVQYGVEVITEALKHGGVSGMLDRLSNPAKLKAFELSEELKEIMRPLFQKHQDDIISGEFSKTMMEDWANGDANLLKWRAETGETAFEKTPAGKVKIAEQEYFDHYLLMSAFIRAGVELAYETMVEAGIKPESAYYESLHEAPLIANTIARKKLFEMNRVISDTAEYGCYLFDQACKPLLADFMKKVDADLAGKNFNEGKDHSVDNAQLVQVNEILRNHPVEVVGRKLRQAMTAMKSIKTV